In Helianthus annuus cultivar XRQ/B chromosome 3, HanXRQr2.0-SUNRISE, whole genome shotgun sequence, a single window of DNA contains:
- the LOC110933220 gene encoding pollen-specific leucine-rich repeat extensin-like protein 3 has product MPPRMRGRGRGQGAYAAPNDHEAGPSHRRTPSGSHNTDAQNLWRSFTEPVRHSVSQSTSPSIPHSFGPQSENEPHNSHQSYIPLQGHQSPFDQPSPVFQGMFNPADYLDVPMGFNPLGPEDHFPGDNAMEVDEDTDPSMPPSGTPNHPIEISDGSPFVGSPYNGLDSFEERFRQHDWVFTPSYHNSPLHQPQHSSPLHLQQQQPQQQQNPSEDYRRDVVTPPPPPPPVLPPPPPSSRYSPLHEEPEMGESSHPVSEVTSAPIAPPPPLGFRDPIPAFTSAAAYNPFEPTFPPGYNFTEDPYWVAANYNSLNPEGAFGGPWTTGQSTYGYPPYGYQQPQPPQPPHYSLPPPAPMMSPPQVQEILQGINDVRREMRHELREERRHNRGMFKKMVDLIKGKSKKDY; this is encoded by the exons atgccgccacgtatgagaggaagaggaaggggacaagGAGCATATGCAGCCCCAAACGACCATGAAGCCGGACCTTCGCACAGGCGAACACCTTCAGGCTCCCATAACACAGATGCTCAAAATCTGTGGAGGTCTTTTACTGAACCCGTAAGGCACTCGGTTTCACAGAGTACCTCACCTTCTATCCCACACTCCTTTGGGCCTCAatcagaaaatgagccccacaactctcACCAGTCCTATATTCCTCTCCAAGGACATCAATCACCTTTTGACCAACCCTCACCTGTTTTCCAAGGCATGTTCAACCCTGCTGACTACCTTGATGTGCctatgggttttaacccacttggaccagaAGACCATTTCCCTGGCGACAATGCGATGGAGGTCGATGAAGATACCGATCCCTCAATGCCACCATCTGGAACTCCGAACCACCCtatcgagatttctgatgggtcacCTTTTGTGGGATCACCATACAATGGTCTCGACAGCTTTGAGGAGAGATTCAGGCAGCATGACTGGGTATTTACCCCTAGCTACCATAACTCTCCCCTGCACCAACCGCAGCACAGCTCTCCCTTGCACCtccagcaacagcagccacagcagcAGCAAAATCCTTCTGAGGATTACCGGCGTGATGTAGtcactccaccgccaccaccacctccggttttgcctcctccgcctccgaG cagccgatACTCGCCACTTCATGAAGaaccagagatgggagaatcttcaCACCCCGTCTCAGAAGTAACATCTGCGCCAatcgcaccaccaccaccactgggTTTTAGAGACCCAATCCCTGCTTTTACTAGCGCGGCAGCATACAATcccttcgagccgacttttcccccaggttATAACTTTACAGAGGATCCCTACTGGGTAGCTGCGAACTACAACTCTCTCAATCCAGAaggtgcttttggaggtccctggacTACGGGACAATCGACCTATGGATACCCACCATATGGAtatcagcagccgcagcctcctcaaccaccgcatTATTCGCTACCACCGCCGGCACCGATGATGTCGCCGCcacaagttcaagaaatccttcaaGGGATAAACGACGTGCGACGTGAAATGCGGCATGAGTTACGGGAAGAGCGTCGGCATAATCGTgggatgtttaagaagatggtagATTTAATCAAGGGAAAAAGCAAGAAGGACTACTAA